Proteins from one Panicum virgatum strain AP13 chromosome 7K, P.virgatum_v5, whole genome shotgun sequence genomic window:
- the LOC120643017 gene encoding collagen alpha-2(I) chain-like, with protein MPQLDLDHVFCVGARGRGGSVCETAPASAAQRGGNASASARTDDDDGDDAPAESVLIPLRGGNGLAELLCAALRRDASTKGSSNPKAAAEAAARMQGAPRAESRRLPGTTASKAAAVVIIGVLPAAAGKVVANAKERRGRRPAAGARVFASEAAGPEPVSPKVSCFGAVLPESRGGAAAPPGNTNKQGEGEERGGCWASVAAALRGLCRNSDPPGEGGESGASESSPKAAAAPEPPPAAVLSPPRAVAGLGDVKRLASRRWTETLAADAEGRGSV; from the coding sequence ATGCCGCAGCTAGATCTGGACCACGTCTTCTGCGTCGgtgcccgcggccgcggcgggtccGTGTGCGAGACGgccccggcctccgccgcccagCGCGGCGGCAATGCGAGCGCGAGCGCCCgtaccgacgacgacgacggggaCGACGCCCCGGCGGAGTCGGTGCTGATCCCGCTGCGGGGCGGGAACGGCCTGGCCGAGCTGCTCtgcgcggcgctgcggcgggacGCGTCCACCAAGGGCAGCTCCAACCCCAaggcggccgcggaggcggcggcgcgcatgcAGGGCGCGCCGAGGGCGGAATCGAGGAGGTTGCCAGGCACCACAGCCAGcaaagccgccgccgtcgtcatcatcggcgtcctgcccgccgcggccggcaaGGTGGTCGCCAACGCCAAGGagcgccgcgggcgccggccggcggccggggccagAGTCTTCGCCAGCGAGGCCGCGGGGCCGGAGCCCGTGTCCCCGAAGGTGTCCTGCTTCGGGGCCGTGCTGCCGGAGTcgcggggcggcgccgcggcgccgcccggtAATACTAATAAGCAAGGGGAAGGAGAGGAGCGGGGCGGGTGCTGGGCGAGCGTGGCGGCCGCGCTGCGCGGGCTATGCCGCAACAGCGATCCTCCTGGTGAAGGCGGCGAATCGGGTGCGAGCGAGTCGAGTCCGAAGGCTGCCGCGGCGCCGGAGCCACCGCCTGCCGCCGTCctctcgccgccgcgggcggtgGCCGGGCTGGGAGACGTGAAGCGCCTCGCTTCGCGGCGGTGGACGGAGACCTTGGCCGCCGACGCCGAAGGACGGGGCTCGGTTTGA